From the genome of Eublepharis macularius isolate TG4126 chromosome 12, MPM_Emac_v1.0, whole genome shotgun sequence, one region includes:
- the TNRC6A gene encoding trinucleotide repeat-containing gene 6A protein isoform X2, which produces MEERKKRKEDKKKREAAQKKATEQKNKVPEPPKPVVSPSLPIAAIPGAPTAASSSSSSSNNSNNNARRPAGSHPQQAPQQPSPRYPPREVPPRFRHQEQKQLLKRGQPLPGLAVNLGAASKPQNSPSGGSSAPGEQPAAVGEEWSSSQKQPGMPPIRDLVSHSPSQSDLNRSTLGPHYENANWVAISSSSDSSTNWDKVLVEGSDKEAWPLIPGSDAELAAECVDTDSASSSGSERNLTLMASRGPGMDIGSVPGSMGRSSPAKFGSGNNSNNVSSGSMSRPWGVAPSTTASTCPLSADASKGILESSNGRMNTRGALHPSSSGGLNPRTLHPSGSRGAWPMLESSGAPLKGPEGSQGPSDPNGSANLGSWGSLPESNCDSPENGTRKISWSGQPQNLNPEMNGPNSHTTNLMTSSLPNSAGSVQVNEPAGGNTGPGAWCVSGRSSLPLPQTSPAISSPSISHLSNGETTRGSTAWVGTYGSTYSGDQCSDASSQANSDTVNATPMQPGLSRASGTNFETRADKGAGGGAGAGTAGAPGLPWGGGGGAGSGGSRRGWCGPVQSTGLADGEWSKLPSSHPSENGSGGAKKFRGLWQSAKEEDVSVEGQSSADSLVSEQHSRWAKASPGGSEADPSSPKDRVLAEGASHERRKADQYALLQSIVNRTGLDPRVLSNSGWGQTPIKQNASWDTAVSPQGQRKADNGTEAWEGCSSGGDVERPSLNGTAGFSGSGWGEPKSATKWGDSKVSSSQGGWERPAASALAKGNQSWVGGKDDKSSSSPWSDAEKFKPGWGEGQKANSGWAGSVVDSWGENLRSNHWSEVEKSSSGSSDSDRSTPGATHWGGSRANPTSSSGRGEPAKLSQSQGWGEPSKPNRSQSWEAAKPPGSPDWNKQQDVGTWGVQPTLSKTPGLGWLGGPMPAPAKEEEPTGWEEPSPESIRRKMEIDDGTSAWGDPSRYNYKNVNMWNKNTPRGGDSLEQQAHGPQQRLPSHAELGAGPENSSSGSGWGEPPPAPSMVDNGTSAWGKPVDTGTSWAESISDAGSAGSWGSVSVSQPAPNKAGPKSMQVPDGWCGGDMPLTGNHQTSWEETEDVEIGMWNSNSSQDASASLNWLPYAKRLPSKGTIKNGNKQDETWINPFVKQFANLGFSRESPEELMHSNKMDVSGGVLPDKRMEMEKHSLAAGDYSRVVGKVPCSRPQIAKESSVDRSPYLDKDGLLVADDPPNMQFMSSQNMKPPLPHSALPNQALGSLTGLGMQNLNSVRQNGHASTFGNPAAQSRGLPPPAAQPPNSSQPSPRAQVPPPLLSPQAPVSLLKYAPNNGGLNPLFSPQQVAMLNQLSQLNQLSQISQLQRFLAQQRKVQTQRNAPVGGRQQEQQNRSLGLQQPCQLDPGLFLKQQQQQQQLQPPALKSFLESELQKGSAQSSPFSSSFPLGLNSNLNVNVDVSSIKEPQSRLRKWTTVDSISANTSLDQNVSKNGAISSGFRLEETPFVPYDFLNSSNSPASPPGSIGDGWPRAKSPNGSSSVNWPPEFRPGEPWKGYPNIDPETDPYITPGSVTNNLSIHTVREADHLRDRSTGSSSSLNTVLPSTSAWSSVRASNYNVSLSSTAQSTSARNSDSKSTWSPASMTNTSLAHELWKVPLPPKGISAPPRPPPGLTGQKLPLSTWDNSLRLGASWSNPEVRYTPGSHWADNSSGRVTSCCLILKNLTPQIDGSTLRTLCMQHGPLITFHLNLPHGNALVRYSSKEEAVKAQKSLHMCVLGNTTILAEFASEEEISRFFAQGQSLTPSPTWQALGTSQSRLAPMDGSHAFPSRSDLSNHWNGAGLPGASSGELPATSLWGSTNYSSSLWGGSLGSSDSQGVGSPSPLNAFLSVDHLGAGGSPCNPLSSFSE; this is translated from the exons GCCactgaacagaaaaacaaag TGCCAGAACCACCCAAGCCTGTTGTAAGCCCCTCTCTGCCCATCGCCGCTATCCCCGGCGctcccacagcagccagcagcagcagcagcagcagtaataatAGCAACAATAATGCCAGACGGCCTGCAGGCAGCCACCCACAGCAAGCTCCACAGCAGCCTTCTCCCCGCTACCCACCTCGCGAAGTACCACCCCGATTTCGGCACCAGGAGCAGAAGCAACTTTTGAAGCGGGGGCAGCCGCTGCCAGGGCTTGCAGTGAATCTGGGGGCGGCATCTAAACCGCAGAACAGCCCGTCAGGAGGAAGTTCAGCTCCAGGCGAGCAGCCAGCTGCTGTCGGAGAAGAGTGGAGTAGCAGCCAGAAACAaccag GCATGCCTCCCATTCGGGACCTGGTCAGCCACTCTCCCAGCCAATCAG ATCTGAACCGTAGCACACTAGGACCCCATTATGAGAATGCTAACTGGGTAGCCATCTCTTCCAGTAGTGATTCCAGCACAAATTGGGATAAAGTCCTTGTAGAGGGCTCcgataaggaggcatggcccttGATTCCCGGCAGTGACGCGGAGCTGGCTGCGGAATGTGTGGACACTGACTCTGCCTCGAGCTCCGGGTCAGAGAGGAACCTCACACTCATGGCTTCAAGAGGCCCAGGCATGGATATCGGCAGTGTGCCGGGCAGCATGGGGCGTAGCTCTCCAGCCAAGTTCGGCAGCGGTAACAACAGCAATAACGTGAGCAGCGGCAGCATGAGCAGGCCGTGGGGTGTGGCACCCAGCACCACGGCGAGCACCTGTCCCCTTTCTGCGGATGCTTCAAAGGGCATATTGGAAAGTAGCAACGGTAGAATGAACACTAGGGGCGCCCTCCATCCTTCGTCCAGTGGAGGATTAAATCCCCGCACTTTGCATCCTAGTGGCAGCCGTGGTGCCTGGCCCATGTTGGAGAGCAGCGGGGCCCCCTTGAAAGGGCCCGAAGGCAGCCAGGGGCCGAGCGATCCCAACGGGAGCGCTAACCTTGGCTCCTGGGGAAGCCTCCCGGAGAGCAACTGTGATTCCCCAGAAAATGGTACCAGGAAGATTTCGTGGAGCGGGCAACCTCAGAACCTTAACCCAGAAATGAATGGACCAAATAGTCACACTACTAACTTGATGACCTCTAGTTTACCAAACTCCGCTGGCTCTGTGCAGGTGAACGAGCCAGCTGGCGGCAACACGGGGCCCGGGGCCTGGTGTGTGAGTGGCAGGAGCTCTCTGCCTCTGCCCCAGACCTCGCCGGCCATCAGCAGCCCTTCCATTTCCCACCTGAGCAATGGCGAAACAACAAGGGGCAGCACTGCCTGGGTGGGCACCTATGGCTCCACTTACTCCGGAGACCAATGCTCAGACGCCAGCAGCCAAGCCAACAGCGACACTGTGAATGCAACTCCAATGCAGCCTGGTCTCAGCAGGGCCAGCGGCACAAACTTTGAAACCCGTGCGGATAAAGGAGCGGGGGGAGGGGCGGGAGCAGGGACAGCCGGCGCCCCCGGCCTGccttgggggggcgggggtggggcagGCTCgggaggcagcaggagaggcTGGTGTGGCCCTGTTCAAAGTACTGGCTTAGCGGACGGGGAGTGGAGCAAACTGCCAAGCAGTCATCCCTCTGAGAACGGCAGTGGGGGCGCTAAGAAGTTTAGGGGCTTGTGGCAGTCTGCCAAGGAGGAGGATGTGAGTGTGGAGGGGCAGAGTTCTGCAGACTCTCTGGTCTCGGAGCAGCACAGCAGATGGGCCAAGGCCAGTCCTGGGGGCAGCGAAGCAGACCCCAGCAGCCCCAAGGACAGAGTGTTGGCAGAAGGTGCCAGTCATGAGAGAAGGAAAGCTGACCAGTATGCGCTACTCCAAAGCATAGTGAACAGAACGGGCCTCGACCCACGGGTCCTTTCTAACTCTGGCTGGGGACAGACGCCAATCAAACAGAACGCTTCCTGGGATACAGCAGTGTCCCCACAAGGGCAGAGAAAGGCTGACAATGGCACTGAGGCCTGGGAAGGCTGTAGCTCAGGAGGAGACGTGGAGAGGCCCAGCCTCAATGGCACTGCTGGCTTTTCAGGGTCAGGTTGGGGTGAGCCAAAGTCTGCAACAAAATGGGGAGATTCCAAAGTCTCCAGCAGCCAGGGGGGCTGGGAGCGACCAGCTGCTTCTGCACTGGCCAAAGGCAATCAATCGTGGGTGGGTGGCAAAGACGACAAGTCCTCCTCATCCCCTTGGAGTGATGCAGAGAAGTTCAAACCAGGATGGGGAGAAGGGCAGAAGGCAAACTCTGGGTGGGCGGGCTCAGTTGTTGACAGCTGGGGAGAGAACTTGAGGAGCAATCATTGGAGCGAGGTGGAAAAGTCCAGTTCTGGCAGTAGCGACAGTGACAGGTCCACGCCTGGTGCTACTCACTGGGGAGGGAGCCGAGCCAACCCAACTTCCTCTTCAGGACGAGGGGAGCCTGCCAAACTAAGCCAAAGCCAGGGCTGGGGGGAGCCTTCCAAGCCAAATCGCTCTCAGAGCTGGGAGGCAGCGAAGCCACCGGGCTCACCTGATTGGAACAAACAACAAGATGTTGGGACCTGGGGGGTGCAGCCGACCCTAAGCAAGACGCCGGGCCTGGGATGGCTGGGTGGGCCGATGCCTGCACCAGCCAAGGAAGAAGAGCCCACTGGGTGGGAGGAGCCATCCCCTGAATCAATTCGCCGTAAAATGGAAATTGACGACGGGACTTCTGCTTGGGGGGACCCAAGCAGGTACAACTACAAGAATGTGAATATGTGGAACAAGAACACTCCAAGGGGGGGCGACTCTTTGGAGCAGCAAGCACATGGCCCTCAGCAGCGATTGCCTTCCCATGCGGAGCTGGGCGCTGGCCCAGAAAACAGCAGCAGTGGCTCTG GTTGGGGAGAGCCCCCTCCTGCACCCAGTATGGTAGACAATGGCACATCAGCGTGGGGCAAGCCTGTCGATACGGGTACAAGCTGGGCAGAGTCCATCAGTGATGCAGGGAGCGCTGGGAGCTGGGGGAGCGTATCTGTTAGTCAACCGGCTCCTAATAAAGCTG GGCCCAAGTCTATGCAAGTTCCAGATGGCTGGTGTGGGGGCGACATGCCGTTGACGGGGAATCACCAAACCAGCTGGGAGGAAACGGAGGATGTTGAGATCGGAATGTGGAACAGCAACTCATCCCAAGATGCCAGCGCATCTCTGAATTGGCTGCCATATGCAAAGAGATTGCCTTCCAAG GGAACaataaaaaatggaaataagCAAGATGAAACATGGATAAATCCATTTGTTAAGCAATTTGCCAATCTCGGCTTTTCT AGAGAATCACCCGAAGAACTTATGCACAGCAATAAGATGGACGTGTCTGGAG GAGTCTTGCCAGACAAACGAATGGAGATGGAGAAGCACAGCCTGGCCGCTGGCGATTACAGCCGAGTGGTGGGGAAAGTTCCTTGCTCCCGTCCTCAGATTGCCAAAGAGTCTTCCGTGGATCGAAGTCCTTACTTGGATAAG GATGGCCTTCTTGTAGCAGATGATCCTCCAAACATGCAGTTTATGTCCAGTCAGAACATGAAGCCTCCCCTGCCACACAGTGCACTACCTAATCAGGCCCTCGGCTCCCTCACCGGGCTGGGCATGCAAAACTTGAATTCTGTTCGACAG aATGGCCACGCTAGCACCTTTGGGAACCCCGCTGCACAGTCCCGCGGTCTGCCACCACCGGCAGCACAGCCTCCGAACTCCTCTCAGCCTAGTCCACGTGCTCAAGTGCCTCCACCCTTGCTCTCCCCTCAg GCTCCGGTCTCCCTGCTGAAGTATGCACCAAACAACGGGGGGCTGAACCCACTCTTCAGCCCACAGCAGGTAGCCATGTTGAACCAACTCTCCCAGTTAAACCAGCTTTCCCAGATCTCCCAGTTACAA CGCTTCCTGGCCCAGCAGAGGAAGGTCCAGACTCAGAGAAACGCGCCTGTTGGTGGCCGTCAGCAGGAGCAGCAG AACCGCTCCCTGGGCCTGCAGCAGCCATGCCAGTTGGATCCCGGcttgttcctgaagcagcagcagcagcagcagcagctccagccacCTGCCTTGAAGTCTTTCCTGGAGAGCGAGCTGCAAAAAGGGTCGGCGCAGAGCAGTCCCTTCAGCAGCAGCTTCCCTCTTG GACTGAACTCCAACTTGAATGTAAACGTGGATGTGAGCAGTATTAAAGAGCCACAGTCCCGGCTAAGGAAATGGACGACTGTGGATAGCATTTCTGCTAATACGTCTCTGGATCAAAATGTCAGCAAAAATG gTGCTATTTCGAGTGGCTTCAGGCTGGAGGAAACCCCCTTTGTCCCGTATGACTTCCTGAATAGCAGTAATTCGCCAGCCAGTCCTCCGGGCTCGATTGGGGATGGTTGGCCACGTGCCAAATCGCCTAATGGTTCTAGCAGTGTCAATTGGCCACCAG AGTTCCGGCCTGGTGAGCCCTGGAAAGGTTATCCAAACATCGACCCTGAAACTGACCCCTACATCACTCCCGGCAGCGTCACAAACAATCTGTCCATTCACACTGTGCGGGAGGCTGACCACCTCAGGGACAGGAGCACTG GGTCATCCTCATCTCTGAACACCGTGCTGCCTTCGACTAGTGCCTGGTCATCCGTTCGTGCCTCCAACTACAATGTTTCCCTCAGCAGTACAGCACAAAGCACTTCAG CCAGAAACAGTGACTCCAAATCCACGTGGTCCCCTGCTTCCATGACCAACACCTCTCTGGCTCATGAGCTGTGGAAGGTTCCTTTGCCCCCCAAGGGCATCTCTGCCCCGCCACGCCCGCCACCGGGGCTAACCGGGCAGAAGCTGCCTTTGTCCACCTGGGACAACTCCCTGCGACTGGGGGCCAGCTGGAGCAATCCCGAGGTCAGATACACCCCTG GTTCCCACTGGGCTGATAACAGCTCAGGGAGAGTAACCAGCTGCTGTCTCATCCTGAAAAATCTGACGCCACAG ATTGACGGATCCACTCTGCGGACGTTGTGCATGCAGCACGGGCCTCTGATCACGTTCCACCTGAACCTCCCCCACGGCAACGCCTTGGTCCGCTACAGTTCGAAGGAAGAGGCGGTGAAGGCGCAGAAGTCCCTTCACAT GTGTGTCTTGGGGAACACTACAATCCTTGCCGAGTTTGCCAGCGAAGAGGAGATCAGCCGCTTCTTTGCACAAGGCCAGTCTCTGACCCCCTCCCCAACCTGGCAAGCCCTGGGCACCAGCCAGAGCCGGCTGGCGCCCATGGATGGCTCCCATGCTTTCCCCAGCCGCAGCGACCTGAGCAATCACTGGAATGGTGCAGGGCTGCCAGGAGCCAGTAGTGGGGAGCTCCCTGCCACCTCCCTCTGGGGGAGCACTAACTATTCCTCCAGCCTCTGGGGGGGCTCCCTGGGCAGCAGCGACAGCCAGGGCGTGGGCAGCCCCTCTCCACTCAATGCATTCCTCTCTGTGGACcacctgggggcaggggggagtccATGTAACCCTCTTTCCTCCTTCAGCGAATGA